One genomic region from Spirosoma sp. KCTC 42546 encodes:
- a CDS encoding CocE/NonD family hydrolase encodes MNAVNTAKAIWIVLFLVVARFTYAQQTLRTKIGEANSNYDVQDSILIRTQDGATLSAIMVRKKGVIQPLPVVLQFTIYVRDTGRDIKSLKESADNGYVGVIAYTRGKRFSTSPIYPYENEAADAYEVIDWISKQPWCNGSVGMFGGSYNGFSQWAACKKSHPALKTIVPYVANRPGMGLPMENNVFVNPNYEWSFYVGNNKYLDTLTGNDRKRFRKVMFDWWRSGAAYNKMDSIDGTPNKWFQRWISHPDFDRYWQTMAPYKGDFTQITIPVLAFDGYYNDSQNSSLYYLKELQKYNPKTPCYLVIGPYGHFGTQIGGERVINGYRVDSVALLDIKKITYQWLDYVLKNGPKPDILKDKINYEVMGANAWRSAPSLDKMNNGFLTFYLTDQKTNVFYSLSPQKPSQTGYLSQQVDFSDRQISTNNYYPDPIERKSIDTSNGFVFVSEPLTEQLLVNGSFLGQLNISINKKDVDLGLTLYELTPAGDYFHLSYYIGRASYAKDMTKRTLLKPGEITTIDFSNTHLVSKQIHKGSRLVLAVNVNKNPFSQLNYGTGKDVSTETLLDAKEPLLLKWYTSSYIKVPVWR; translated from the coding sequence ATGAATGCCGTAAATACCGCAAAAGCGATTTGGATTGTCCTCTTTCTAGTAGTAGCTCGTTTCACCTACGCTCAACAAACCCTCCGCACAAAAATAGGGGAGGCAAACAGTAATTACGACGTGCAGGATAGCATCCTGATAAGAACCCAGGATGGCGCAACCCTTTCGGCCATAATGGTCCGGAAAAAAGGAGTGATCCAGCCGTTGCCCGTGGTCCTTCAGTTTACCATCTATGTGCGCGATACGGGACGGGATATTAAGTCGCTTAAAGAATCGGCCGATAATGGCTATGTGGGCGTCATTGCCTACACAAGAGGGAAGCGGTTCAGTACCAGTCCGATATACCCTTACGAAAATGAAGCAGCCGATGCTTACGAAGTAATTGATTGGATCAGTAAACAACCGTGGTGCAATGGCAGTGTTGGCATGTTTGGCGGTAGCTATAATGGGTTCTCGCAATGGGCGGCTTGTAAAAAATCACATCCGGCCCTTAAAACAATTGTGCCGTATGTAGCCAACAGGCCAGGAATGGGCTTGCCCATGGAAAACAACGTATTTGTAAACCCTAACTACGAGTGGTCGTTCTACGTTGGTAACAATAAGTACCTCGATACCCTTACCGGAAACGATAGAAAGCGTTTCCGAAAAGTGATGTTTGATTGGTGGCGAAGCGGAGCGGCCTATAACAAAATGGACAGCATCGACGGAACACCAAACAAATGGTTTCAACGCTGGATTAGCCATCCTGATTTTGATCGCTATTGGCAAACGATGGCTCCCTATAAAGGCGACTTTACGCAGATCACGATTCCTGTTCTGGCGTTTGATGGGTATTACAATGATTCACAAAATTCGAGCCTATATTACTTAAAAGAGCTTCAAAAATATAATCCGAAAACACCTTGTTACCTCGTGATTGGCCCTTACGGACACTTTGGAACCCAGATTGGTGGAGAACGAGTGATTAACGGCTATCGAGTGGATTCGGTGGCGTTGTTGGATATCAAGAAAATAACCTATCAGTGGCTTGATTATGTGTTGAAAAACGGTCCAAAGCCTGACATCCTGAAAGATAAGATCAACTATGAAGTTATGGGTGCTAATGCCTGGCGTAGTGCCCCTTCGCTCGATAAAATGAATAATGGATTTTTAACGTTTTACCTGACGGACCAAAAAACAAACGTCTTCTATTCGTTAAGTCCCCAAAAGCCATCACAAACGGGTTACTTGAGCCAACAGGTCGATTTCTCTGACCGGCAAATCAGTACCAACAACTATTATCCTGACCCCATTGAGCGGAAGTCAATTGATACGAGTAATGGCTTTGTATTCGTCAGCGAACCCTTAACGGAACAACTGCTGGTGAATGGCTCATTCCTTGGTCAACTGAACATCAGCATCAATAAAAAGGATGTAGATCTTGGTCTTACCCTGTATGAGTTAACACCGGCGGGTGACTATTTTCATCTGTCGTATTACATTGGTCGTGCGAGTTATGCAAAAGACATGACGAAACGAACTCTGCTGAAGCCGGGTGAAATAACGACCATTGATTTTTCGAACACACATCTGGTCAGTAAACAGATACACAAAGGAAGTCGGCTGGTGCTGGCCGTCAACGTCAATAAGAATCCTTTTTCCCAACTGAATTATGGAACAGGAAAAGACGTAAGCACAGAAACCCTATTGGATGCTAAAGAGCCGTTGCTACTAAAGTGGTACACCAGCAGCTACATCAAAGTGCCTGTTTGGCGATGA
- a CDS encoding DUF4377 domain-containing protein, producing the protein MNYLIRLVSVCLLLLISACDKNDLEPETITMRVAEQYKDCTGVGPQKCLWVKMEDNPTWTLHYSGIEGFAYEEGFEYTLTVKRERVENPPMDGSSIRYILVKVVEKTKK; encoded by the coding sequence ATGAATTACCTCATTCGTTTAGTTTCGGTTTGCCTCCTCCTGCTAATTTCGGCTTGTGACAAAAATGATTTAGAACCCGAAACCATCACGATGCGAGTAGCTGAGCAATATAAAGATTGCACAGGTGTCGGTCCGCAGAAGTGTCTGTGGGTTAAAATGGAAGATAACCCCACCTGGACGTTGCATTACTCCGGCATTGAAGGCTTTGCCTACGAAGAAGGCTTCGAATATACCCTAACCGTCAAGCGGGAACGGGTTGAAAACCCACCGATGGATGGATCAAGCATCCGCTACATTCTGGTGAAGGTCGTTGAAAAGACTAAAAAATAA
- a CDS encoding dCMP deaminase family protein, whose amino-acid sequence MTPPTDTPISHANPTVDRPRFDDIFMDLAVNLAKRSHCIKAQVGAVLTRDTRIISIGYNGPPAGTHNCDEEFPGIGCPRDSKGSCSLALHAEQNAILYAAKNGSEIEGSTIYVTLSPCIACARIIYSMKIARVVYLNSYAEYKGIPSDEGVDFLRRFGVTVERYVSGVVPSTEKLAA is encoded by the coding sequence ATGACACCCCCAACGGATACCCCAATTTCTCATGCCAACCCAACGGTAGACCGACCGCGATTCGATGATATTTTCATGGACCTGGCCGTGAATCTGGCCAAACGGTCGCATTGCATCAAGGCGCAGGTAGGGGCCGTGTTGACCCGCGATACCCGGATTATTTCCATCGGCTACAACGGTCCTCCGGCGGGTACCCACAATTGTGATGAAGAATTTCCCGGTATAGGTTGCCCCCGCGACTCGAAAGGCTCCTGCTCGCTGGCGTTGCACGCAGAACAAAATGCGATTTTGTATGCAGCTAAAAATGGCTCTGAAATTGAAGGTTCAACCATCTACGTGACCTTATCGCCCTGTATTGCCTGCGCCCGAATTATTTACAGTATGAAAATTGCCCGGGTTGTTTACCTGAACTCCTACGCTGAATACAAAGGTATACCTTCCGATGAGGGCGTCGATTTTCTGCGTCGGTTTGGCGTAACCGTGGAGCGCTATGTATCTGGTGTGGTGCCATCTACAGAGAAATTGGCGGCATGA
- a CDS encoding outer membrane beta-barrel protein produces MKSLSLFVGLFGLSITLLSAQSRVSIAPTYWFAYNPYSYQLDMTYNAVPTQIQAAGYNTVSSLGLTTRYHVSFRWDLSVGVLYQRNTDHVESPQGPYSESATFISKGVQIPVVLSYRLNDHRLSPYFSAGALFTKSITFTEALVKTDGLIGVGLDYQLHSGLSLLVQPTASYGIFQPVPDAFPRYINYRSYSLGIQTQLIWHF; encoded by the coding sequence ATGAAATCTCTATCACTCTTTGTAGGGCTATTCGGGCTATCTATTACGCTCTTATCGGCACAAAGCCGAGTATCTATCGCACCTACCTATTGGTTTGCCTACAACCCTTATTCCTACCAGCTTGACATGACTTATAACGCAGTGCCAACTCAGATCCAGGCAGCTGGCTATAACACAGTTTCCTCTCTGGGCTTGACGACTCGTTATCATGTGAGCTTCCGATGGGATTTGTCCGTGGGAGTGCTCTATCAACGAAACACCGATCATGTTGAGAGTCCCCAAGGCCCCTATAGTGAGTCGGCAACCTTCATCAGTAAGGGCGTGCAGATACCAGTAGTGCTGAGCTACCGGTTGAACGACCATCGTTTGTCACCCTACTTTTCGGCTGGAGCCCTTTTTACCAAGAGTATCACTTTTACTGAAGCCTTGGTCAAGACCGATGGGCTAATTGGGGTGGGTCTGGACTACCAACTCCACTCCGGCTTGTCATTACTGGTTCAGCCCACAGCTAGCTACGGGATCTTCCAACCAGTCCCTGATGCGTTTCCCCGGTACATCAACTACCGCTCTTACAGCCTTGGCATACAGACTCAATTAATCTGGCACTTTTAA
- a CDS encoding RagB/SusD family nutrient uptake outer membrane protein — protein sequence MKKILFFLLGPALISSCSKDFIELLPKSNVSVDVVYKTDKDFQDAITASYNTLQTQYQNFWKFGDLPGEDIAEEIPNQAENVAIDQFNANSRLAIISNSWQNYYRMIFRANTILTKIEAVDAAVVVNKNRHIGEAKFLRALAYFDLVRIFGDVPMVTRPITAEETYKTGREKADKIYDEVIINDLLDAEAKLPASYSGVDVGRPTKGAATALLGRVYLTRKDFVNAEAKLLKVTTMGYALLPNYKDLFDYSKNEHHSEYIFDIEYEEGINEGSGFPLQFFPFAKVIMDYYGFLSGTPGNSGSPTETLYNAFDPSDPRRAITVNYGITLNGTFIPVPTQSVQASKSFTTKYIAPSAIPSDSKANWKVIRYADVLLMLAEAMNENGKTSQALTYLNQVRERARVTAYANLSQSDLREKIYLERRFELTLEGHRWFDLIRTGRALATLQKLGMKPNMTVFPLPLTQVQIINDPAVLPQNPGYN from the coding sequence ATGAAAAAAATACTCTTTTTCCTGCTAGGTCCAGCTTTGATCAGTTCCTGTTCGAAAGATTTTATTGAGTTATTGCCAAAATCAAACGTCAGTGTTGATGTGGTTTATAAAACGGACAAAGACTTTCAGGATGCCATAACGGCCTCTTACAACACATTACAAACCCAATACCAGAACTTCTGGAAATTCGGCGATCTGCCCGGCGAAGATATTGCCGAGGAGATTCCCAATCAGGCTGAAAATGTGGCTATCGATCAATTCAATGCCAATAGCCGCTTAGCTATAATTAGCAACAGCTGGCAAAACTATTACCGGATGATTTTTCGGGCCAACACTATATTGACGAAAATAGAGGCAGTGGATGCCGCCGTAGTCGTCAATAAAAACCGCCACATAGGCGAGGCAAAATTTCTAAGAGCTCTTGCCTATTTTGATCTGGTCCGGATTTTTGGTGATGTTCCCATGGTTACGCGGCCAATTACGGCGGAAGAAACGTATAAGACGGGCCGGGAAAAAGCAGATAAAATCTATGATGAAGTCATTATAAACGACTTACTTGATGCCGAAGCTAAACTGCCTGCCAGTTATTCAGGTGTCGATGTAGGAAGGCCAACAAAAGGGGCTGCCACCGCTTTGTTGGGCAGAGTCTATCTGACCCGTAAGGATTTTGTCAATGCAGAAGCAAAACTCCTGAAAGTGACTACGATGGGCTATGCCTTATTGCCAAACTATAAAGATTTGTTCGACTATTCTAAGAACGAACACCATAGTGAATACATATTCGACATTGAATATGAAGAAGGTATCAATGAGGGAAGCGGTTTCCCCCTGCAGTTTTTCCCGTTTGCCAAGGTAATTATGGATTATTATGGGTTCTTATCCGGGACCCCAGGTAATTCTGGTTCGCCTACCGAAACTCTGTACAATGCCTTTGATCCCAGCGATCCCCGGCGGGCGATTACGGTAAATTATGGCATAACCTTGAATGGTACCTTTATCCCGGTACCTACCCAAAGCGTACAAGCTTCCAAATCCTTTACAACCAAGTATATTGCCCCTTCGGCTATTCCGAGTGATAGTAAGGCAAATTGGAAAGTGATTCGGTATGCCGATGTTTTGTTGATGCTTGCCGAAGCCATGAATGAAAATGGGAAAACCAGCCAGGCACTCACGTACCTAAATCAGGTCAGAGAACGGGCGCGTGTAACGGCCTATGCCAATCTGTCTCAGAGTGACTTGCGCGAAAAAATTTACCTGGAAAGGCGTTTTGAACTTACCCTGGAAGGCCACCGATGGTTCGACCTGATCCGGACTGGACGTGCTTTAGCTACCTTGCAGAAGCTAGGTATGAAGCCTAACATGACCGTTTTTCCCCTGCCATTGACACAAGTCCAAATCATAAATGATCCGGCGGTGCTACCTCAAAATCCGGGCTATAATTAA
- a CDS encoding ABC transporter permease: MFKNHIKIALRNLGRNRKISTISIVGLSIGLACGIVIFLLVSYLFSFDRYHAKADRTYWVVTDIRQDNVIPTDATPRPLGDVLRQKFPFAESVVRIENMFGRIISVPDGKGGYAKKFDESRNLCFTEPQFFEIFDVEWISGNPKTALSAPGTVVLSEQYAQKYFGSANPIGKTLRFDNQIDLTVTGLVKDLPSNTKLRYDVFISYATIPALSGNQGKQAMQNWESVSTVCFVTLPEGTPVARLIDGLNGIRQHYLTTKEAKKLTFHALTLDDLNHNPQYGGRAPRPILYALIAVGLFLVLAACINFINLTTAYALKRSKEVGVRKVIGSSRRQLTGQFMTQTALVTVAATIVSLLLAQLALPVLNRALAVLHTDLSILDIFKPNALVWFGSLLIGVIVVAGFYPSLVLARFNPVAALRAGYGQFAAKQVGSLSVRRGLVVTQFFITQLFIIGVIVMVAQVRHMQQTNLGFQKEAILLVPVPASNVIKQDVVRNQLEQLAGVDQISLCAEPPASHRRIPVPFTYDTHTETEKFPTTVKVGDKNFVLLFGIKLLAGRNFLNNDTTNSEALVNVTMVKQLGLHSPTDVLGKRLTVWGSAKTIVGVVNDFHTSELREAIPPTTILNYYRENRMIALKLNPADLPTAVKAVETSWNQLFPEHVFKADFLDDLLNQFYLTERILLGLAEVFSLIAILLGCLGLYGLVAFIAEAKTKEIGVRKVLGASANELLWLFGREFSRLLAVGFLLAAPIGWFLMNNWLRGYVYHIPFGWWIFAVTLLTTVLITVLTIGYESRKAALMNPAVALKTE; encoded by the coding sequence ATGTTCAAGAACCATATCAAAATTGCCCTACGCAACCTCGGGCGCAATCGTAAGATCAGCACCATCAGCATCGTTGGCTTATCCATTGGCCTGGCTTGTGGGATCGTGATTTTTCTACTGGTAAGCTACCTGTTCAGTTTTGATCGCTACCACGCTAAAGCCGATCGAACGTACTGGGTTGTTACCGACATTCGGCAGGACAACGTTATTCCCACCGACGCTACCCCCCGACCGCTGGGCGACGTGTTACGTCAAAAATTTCCGTTTGCCGAGAGCGTCGTTCGGATCGAAAATATGTTCGGCCGCATTATTAGCGTACCGGACGGCAAAGGGGGCTATGCGAAGAAGTTTGACGAGTCACGCAATCTGTGCTTTACAGAGCCACAATTTTTCGAAATATTCGATGTGGAATGGATTAGCGGCAATCCAAAAACGGCCTTGTCGGCCCCCGGTACTGTAGTGCTTTCCGAACAGTATGCTCAAAAGTATTTCGGCTCAGCAAATCCCATCGGGAAAACGCTACGCTTTGACAATCAGATTGATTTGACAGTTACGGGACTTGTGAAAGATTTGCCCTCGAATACAAAACTGCGTTACGATGTTTTCATTTCCTATGCGACTATTCCTGCGCTGTCTGGCAATCAGGGGAAGCAGGCGATGCAGAATTGGGAAAGCGTTTCAACCGTATGTTTTGTTACGTTGCCCGAAGGGACACCCGTTGCCCGGCTCATCGATGGTCTGAATGGAATCCGGCAGCATTATTTAACGACGAAGGAGGCTAAAAAGCTTACGTTTCACGCCCTTACGCTCGACGATCTGAATCATAATCCACAATACGGTGGACGAGCCCCCCGGCCCATTCTTTATGCCCTGATTGCCGTCGGGCTCTTTCTGGTCCTGGCGGCTTGTATCAACTTCATTAATCTGACGACAGCCTACGCACTAAAGCGATCGAAAGAGGTGGGCGTCCGTAAAGTGATAGGGAGTTCACGTCGGCAGTTGACTGGGCAGTTTATGACCCAGACCGCCCTGGTTACGGTAGCGGCTACTATCGTCTCGCTATTGCTGGCCCAACTGGCACTGCCTGTACTGAACCGGGCGCTGGCTGTTCTTCATACCGACCTGTCAATCCTCGATATTTTTAAACCCAATGCCCTGGTGTGGTTTGGCAGTTTACTCATCGGAGTCATTGTAGTAGCCGGTTTCTATCCATCGTTAGTCCTGGCTCGGTTCAATCCGGTAGCTGCTTTGCGAGCTGGCTACGGGCAATTTGCCGCTAAGCAAGTCGGGAGTCTGTCCGTACGTCGCGGCCTGGTGGTCACGCAGTTTTTCATTACGCAACTTTTTATTATTGGTGTGATTGTAATGGTAGCGCAGGTACGACACATGCAGCAAACTAACCTAGGGTTTCAGAAAGAAGCGATTTTGCTGGTGCCTGTCCCGGCAAGCAATGTAATAAAACAGGATGTAGTACGGAATCAGTTGGAGCAACTCGCAGGCGTGGATCAGATTTCGCTTTGCGCTGAGCCGCCCGCTTCGCACCGCCGGATTCCGGTTCCGTTCACTTACGATACGCATACCGAAACCGAGAAATTTCCGACCACCGTTAAAGTCGGCGACAAAAATTTTGTTCTGCTGTTTGGCATTAAACTCCTGGCTGGCCGCAACTTTCTGAACAACGATACAACGAACAGCGAAGCACTGGTCAACGTAACGATGGTAAAGCAGTTGGGTCTTCACTCCCCTACTGACGTATTAGGTAAACGGCTGACGGTCTGGGGTAGTGCCAAAACCATTGTCGGCGTTGTAAACGATTTCCATACCAGCGAATTACGCGAAGCCATTCCCCCGACGACCATTCTGAATTATTACCGTGAAAACCGCATGATCGCGCTGAAGCTGAATCCAGCTGATCTACCTACCGCAGTAAAAGCGGTTGAAACCAGCTGGAATCAGCTTTTCCCCGAACACGTCTTCAAAGCTGATTTTTTGGATGATCTACTAAACCAGTTTTACCTCACCGAACGGATTCTGCTGGGTCTGGCTGAAGTGTTTTCTCTGATCGCCATTCTACTCGGCTGCCTGGGCCTGTACGGACTTGTCGCCTTTATCGCCGAAGCGAAAACCAAAGAAATTGGCGTGCGTAAAGTATTGGGTGCCAGCGCAAATGAACTCCTGTGGCTGTTTGGCCGGGAATTCAGTCGACTTTTGGCCGTCGGTTTTTTGCTGGCCGCACCCATTGGCTGGTTTCTGATGAATAACTGGCTGCGGGGGTATGTCTATCACATTCCGTTTGGCTGGTGGATCTTTGCCGTTACGTTGCTGACTACGGTTCTCATTACGGTCCTGACGATTGGCTATGAATCCAGAAAAGCGGCTTTGATGAATCCGGCCGTAGCGCTTAAAACCGAATGA
- a CDS encoding choice-of-anchor Q domain-containing protein, protein MKNFFLFFSSLLTSFATHSQPIVHVTSSGAGDKSGTSWSNALPGTQLPNQVATASAGTQFWVAAGTYKPTTTTDRSPFQIASGVQLYGGFSGSETSLSSRRLTQPSSTTLSGDIGILNNTSDNSISVVEFVQVSENTRLDGVVITGGNAKETFPYGGGISNRSFPNLPANNYSAPTISNCTITGNSAYFGGGIFSATFTDNSKSLSIINCIIENNTAEYGGGGVALIRGNLAMVNTKIVNNTGGGFVNGLDGYDGNPTLVNCLIAGNSSLSGGGIVDNNGHMVLTNCSIVNNHAQLYGGGIVSDTSAARATPHLLLTNCFIWGNTALYDRGIQTNIRHFSVTYSIIQDGYPGIGNLTTDPLFVDRINYDFRLNPNSPAINAGDPTSTGLPITDLAGLPRIQGGRVDIGAYEFTSCFGLPCLPFFVEKKK, encoded by the coding sequence ATGAAGAATTTTTTTCTGTTTTTTTCCAGCCTGCTTACCTCCTTTGCCACCCATTCTCAACCGATTGTTCATGTTACATCATCTGGCGCTGGCGACAAGAGTGGTACCTCCTGGTCGAACGCGTTACCCGGTACGCAGTTACCAAACCAAGTAGCTACTGCATCTGCCGGAACGCAATTCTGGGTAGCGGCCGGAACGTATAAGCCCACTACTACAACCGACCGATCACCTTTTCAAATTGCGTCTGGGGTTCAGTTGTATGGCGGTTTTAGCGGTTCAGAAACTAGCTTATCATCTCGTCGGCTAACACAGCCTTCAAGTACCACCCTATCAGGAGATATAGGTATATTAAATAATACTAGTGATAATAGCATTTCCGTAGTCGAGTTTGTTCAAGTATCTGAAAACACTCGTCTGGATGGTGTAGTCATTACCGGTGGGAATGCAAAAGAGACTTTTCCATATGGCGGTGGAATTTCCAATCGATCCTTCCCGAACCTTCCAGCTAATAATTATAGTGCCCCAACCATCAGTAATTGCACAATTACTGGTAATTCCGCCTATTTTGGTGGTGGCATCTTTAGTGCAACTTTTACTGACAACAGCAAGAGTCTTTCTATTATTAACTGCATCATAGAGAATAATACAGCAGAATACGGTGGAGGTGGAGTTGCCCTAATTCGGGGTAATCTTGCAATGGTTAACACCAAAATCGTCAATAATACGGGAGGTGGCTTTGTGAATGGCCTTGACGGGTATGACGGTAATCCTACTCTTGTAAATTGTCTAATTGCTGGTAATTCCTCCCTAAGTGGTGGTGGAATTGTTGACAACAATGGACATATGGTGCTCACAAACTGCTCAATCGTTAATAATCATGCTCAATTGTATGGTGGTGGCATAGTAAGTGATACCAGTGCTGCCAGAGCAACCCCGCATCTACTACTTACAAATTGCTTTATTTGGGGAAACACTGCTTTGTATGACAGAGGAATTCAAACGAATATACGGCATTTTTCAGTTACCTATTCTATTATCCAGGATGGCTATCCTGGAATAGGAAACCTTACTACAGACCCCCTCTTTGTCGACAGAATCAACTACGATTTTCGACTAAACCCCAATAGCCCCGCTATTAACGCGGGTGATCCAACCAGTACAGGCCTTCCTATCACAGACCTTGCCGGGTTACCCCGTATACAAGGCGGACGAGTAGATATAGGTGCCTATGAGTTCACCTCCTGTTTCGGCTTACCTTGTCTGCCTTTTTTCGTGGAGAAGAAAAAATAA
- a CDS encoding gliding motility-associated C-terminal domain-containing protein: MIRFLGLLGWGWFLAGIVSYGQTVDCRNIGFEENSFRGWTRYIGFIKDSAQQLSYELRPGSEYIGLGKFGHTITHNTDGVDPLVSEPIPVVAPGSQYSLRLGGPDIGTDVNQIRATLLVSAEKPLLLVQFAVILQESTHKPYQQAAFHLLIRNAAGDTIPCGTYTASAALPAVGFKTDPKRGILYRNWTSSVLDLRPYVGQQLQVEVTAHGCADGGHFGYAYFDAQCLSAMITPTTVCSSQTSRMHLSAPTGFDQYQWNTGDTTATISIIPNLGDKYSVRVRSRSTLRPQCGADLTLPYQVEGLTVPTRQTISLCSGESYAVGDSVYTRSGVYRNVIERAPPLCDSILLTEITVLPLINTVQRLTLCAGSSLTVGDSVYHTTGNYQTRIHRAAPLCDSLVTTQLVITQVSLDFLPDMVVTQGDSLQLKAAVPTGSNYVYEWSPKEGLSCPSCAITWAKPTQTTQYQLVARLPDSSCETSRELTVHVRPCRVAIPNTFTPNGDGINDHFRLIANPCLGRLRQLIIYNRWGQVVFHQEMISALDTVFEWDGTYQGELVHTGVYSYQLTLEFITGKVNQQTGSLVVIR; encoded by the coding sequence ATGATCCGGTTTCTTGGTTTACTTGGTTGGGGATGGTTTTTGGCGGGTATTGTGAGTTATGGGCAGACTGTCGATTGCCGTAATATCGGTTTTGAAGAAAACTCTTTCCGGGGGTGGACTCGCTACATCGGCTTTATTAAGGACTCCGCTCAGCAACTGTCCTATGAGTTACGGCCGGGCAGTGAGTATATAGGACTTGGCAAGTTTGGCCACACCATCACCCATAATACGGACGGAGTAGACCCGCTGGTGAGTGAACCCATACCAGTCGTTGCCCCAGGTAGCCAGTATTCGCTTCGGCTGGGAGGACCTGACATTGGTACGGATGTCAATCAAATCCGGGCTACCCTGTTGGTCAGTGCAGAGAAACCCTTATTATTGGTGCAGTTCGCCGTGATTCTCCAGGAGTCAACGCATAAACCCTACCAACAGGCGGCATTCCACCTCCTTATTCGCAATGCGGCCGGAGATACGATTCCTTGCGGCACTTATACCGCTTCGGCGGCCTTACCAGCGGTCGGCTTTAAGACTGACCCCAAACGAGGCATTCTCTACCGAAACTGGACCTCAAGTGTCCTGGATTTACGACCTTATGTCGGCCAGCAACTCCAGGTAGAAGTAACCGCTCACGGATGTGCGGATGGGGGGCATTTCGGCTATGCATATTTTGATGCGCAGTGTTTATCGGCCATGATCACACCCACTACGGTTTGTTCCAGTCAAACCAGCCGTATGCACCTGTCGGCCCCTACTGGTTTTGATCAGTATCAATGGAATACAGGAGATACCACCGCTACGATTTCCATTATTCCAAATCTAGGCGACAAGTACAGCGTTAGGGTTCGGTCACGCTCGACTCTTAGACCTCAATGCGGTGCTGACCTGACGTTACCGTATCAAGTCGAAGGATTAACTGTACCCACCAGGCAAACAATTTCCTTATGCAGTGGTGAATCCTATGCTGTTGGTGATTCCGTGTATACGCGCTCAGGTGTCTACCGGAATGTGATTGAGCGTGCTCCGCCCCTTTGCGATAGTATTCTCCTAACGGAAATAACGGTGCTACCCCTGATCAATACCGTTCAACGTCTAACGCTATGTGCAGGAAGCAGCCTTACGGTTGGAGACAGTGTTTACCACACCACAGGTAACTACCAAACCCGTATTCACCGAGCGGCCCCCTTATGTGATAGCCTGGTCACTACCCAACTGGTTATAACCCAGGTTTCGCTCGATTTTCTACCAGATATGGTAGTAACGCAGGGGGACAGCCTTCAACTTAAAGCAGCCGTTCCAACTGGTAGCAACTACGTTTATGAGTGGTCGCCAAAGGAAGGTTTATCCTGTCCGAGCTGTGCGATTACATGGGCCAAACCGACCCAAACGACTCAGTATCAACTCGTCGCCCGATTGCCTGATTCTAGCTGTGAAACAAGTCGAGAGTTGACCGTTCACGTGCGGCCTTGTCGGGTAGCAATTCCCAATACGTTTACCCCGAATGGGGATGGCATCAATGATCACTTTCGGCTTATTGCCAATCCCTGCCTGGGTAGGCTTCGGCAACTGATTATTTATAATCGATGGGGACAGGTTGTGTTTCATCAGGAAATGATCTCGGCCCTTGATACGGTCTTCGAGTGGGATGGCACTTATCAGGGTGAACTAGTTCATACGGGGGTGTATAGCTACCAGTTGACACTGGAGTTCATTACTGGAAAAGTTAACCAGCAAACAGGTTCTCTAGTGGTGATCCGTTAA
- a CDS encoding ACP phosphodiesterase, whose product MNILAHAYLSGRQTELLLGNFSGDFIKGDPASPRHNLTAGVVAGVRLHRAIDTFTDGHPDVAAVRDLLHPRCHKYAGAAVDIFFDHFLAINFQSLTGEVLAEFIPYFYQTLQENRFVLPPGAARMADYMIRQDWLTSYQFLDGIDRSLKGVSRRTAYPSGLDTAIEDLVTYYDLIAGHFAYFWPALVEHCQQTRIALII is encoded by the coding sequence ATGAACATTCTGGCGCACGCGTATCTGTCGGGCCGACAAACAGAATTACTTCTTGGGAATTTTAGTGGTGATTTTATCAAAGGTGATCCGGCCAGCCCGCGTCATAACCTGACAGCGGGTGTAGTTGCTGGCGTTCGTCTGCACCGCGCCATTGATACGTTTACGGACGGCCATCCCGATGTTGCGGCTGTACGGGATCTGTTGCATCCGCGCTGCCACAAATATGCGGGAGCCGCTGTCGATATTTTTTTTGACCACTTTCTGGCCATCAATTTTCAGTCGCTAACAGGCGAGGTGCTGGCGGAGTTTATTCCGTATTTCTATCAGACATTACAGGAAAATCGATTCGTACTACCACCTGGTGCCGCTCGCATGGCCGATTACATGATTCGGCAGGATTGGCTAACGAGTTATCAGTTTCTTGACGGCATTGACCGCTCATTGAAAGGCGTCTCCCGCCGAACGGCTTACCCCTCGGGATTAGATACGGCAATCGAGGATTTGGTAACGTATTATGACTTGATTGCCGGGCATTTCGCGTATTTTTGGCCCGCATTAGTCGAACATTGTCAACAGACGCGTATTGCGTTAATTATATAG